From Bicyclus anynana chromosome 11, ilBicAnyn1.1, whole genome shotgun sequence:
TTTTTGCCTATATAGAATACATGCCATTCTTATATTTTCTGCTGCCATGCAGAAATTTTGTATGACAAGACAAAAAGTTTGGAAGAAATAGGTATGTGGATAAAATAGGTTGATGATTAGATGTTTAattctttaatattattctGATAAATAGTAAAAGTACAATATTGATTGCAGCTGCTCATACCTATTGTTTGTTACCtatagcacagtagatataataagccTATAGTAATTGTTACCTACAGTAAAAGTATTGTTACCTATAGTAATAATCAATCTTTATCTATCAAACAAAGGGAATAATTTGTGAAAATCAACCAAAATTCTTACAAACTTACATTTTTTCTGACTAAGAACGAATATGGATTACTTAAAGGTATTTTCTGTCTCATCGAGTATTTTTGCATTGATTGATTGCACAAGATCTAAAACCTTTGAATAAGATACCAAATACTTAGTATTATAACTTGTGCGCATTAagttgacacctggctaccaaacacagtacaaacatcattcgagccaggtgtaaAGTTAATCTGCACGAGCTGTAAGTATGTATGAATTAAGGAAAGAGAAACAGTTTGTTCCAGGAATTCGAAAAATCTTTTATCCTATTTTTCCTTAATCGGATTTGGATGATAACTGATCACATTTGGCACATATGAAAatagttttcataaaaagaTTTTCCGATTTTCCCGGCATCCATGACCATGTGACACATTGAAAGTACATAGAGATCTTCGATGTGACATATGACTGTACTTATCCCTCGAAACTGCTACGGTTTCCGACATCAGAATGAggattgaaataatgaaattgtaATATATACCTTTTCGATATCGGCTATACATTGGAACGCAATGGCTCGCAAAAAAGCAATTTGCGACATGATTTGATAAAGCTGTTCTCATAATTTTCTACATCAATTTATGATTCTATAATCTccttataacaataataacgtTTTAATGGAAATTTATACACACTGGTGAGCGCCCGATACTTGAAATTTtaccgaaatatttttttttatgaagacAGTCTTTAAATCGAATGATTGTTTGgcaaagtaggtatttttaatatctttttcttcttctgtaAGTCCTTTAACACATGGTGGTGCATATAATAGAATTAATAATAGAATTTGTGACAGATTTTGTTTTTGCAGGGGCTAAGCAGCGTCATTGTATTTAggggccctactcacacatctgccgcaggggcaatctagggtgcacggcggttgtggcgatatcgggagtatctctacacacttgcctgccgtgcagtgttccagaataagccgagctgagcacacgtattgagaatggcacccatattatcgaccacttaaaagattggagtagccttggcgctttctgtggtgctacccccaaaaaaaaggaaaaggagatactgggtgaagaaatggctacagaaaagaagtgagttatgccacatgaatattataaaagaactGGAAGTAGATGACTTCAATAACTTTTTACGGATGGATTTTGACTCTTTTGAAGAGCTTTTTGCAATGGTGGCaccatttatagaaaaaaaaaatacattgatgCGGAATGCCGTAAGCGCTAGAGAACGATTAATTGCTACACTTCGGTTTTTGGCCAGTGGACAAACCTACGAGGATTTGAAATTTAGTTGTATCATATCACCACAATTGATGTCAACAATGATTCCTGAGACTTGTTGGGCAATTTACAAATGTCTGAAACATTATATAAAGGTAAGTACCTGcatgttataaatttatttccCGAAATTCTcgataaactattttattttgtactcaACCAAGattcaacaacaaaaaaaaaacaatcacagtctgtgaaatattttttattaatactgtTACAAGTTATAGGTACTCAGTTTCCCAGGATaggacattattattttaattattttttgtgttgaaatataagaaaatctttAACTTTACTGAAACTACCTtccacaaaattattattattactaaaattagTGTTAGGGAAATCAATGGTAACATCATCATATTGAACCTCAGAAAGTTCTGAGGATTGCGTAGGAGTAGGAACAGATGCATAGGCTTGATGTCGTGGGGATGGAGTAGGAGCAGATGCGTAAGATTGATGTTGTGGGGATGGAGTAGGAGCAGATGCGTAGGATTGATGTTGTGGGGATGGAGTAAGAGCAGATGCGTAGGATTGATGTTGTGGGGATGGAGTAGGAGCAGATGCGTAGGAGTGATGTTGTGGAGATGGAGTAAGAGTATTAATAGGTACTGAATGAATGTACGGATTATGATATTAGTTTTTCAAAGTGATTGACGATTCTTCTGTTAGTTTTCCAAGTTGCCCATAGAAAATGACTTCAGACATTAATTTTTTTGCAACCACTTGCTGGTGTTTACCTAAATTTTTCAATTGAATACCATAGCCCATTCCTATGACTTCCCATTCATCTGTAGTGGTAAGAAGTTGTTGAGCAGTATCAAATAGTTTCTCTTGTTTTTTTTGCAAGATTAATCGCTTTTTTCTTGGGGCAGGTTCTTCTTCCGTTATGTCTAGCTGACTTGGACGTTTTGGGTTGAGTGATTGACTACCAGATGGTTCATCTAATTCCAAACTCTGTGAaacctaaaatattaaatttgtcaattgatttttgTTTCAGATGCCCACATCGGAAACTGAGTGGAAGAACACAGCAAAAATGTTTGAAGATAAATGGAATTTCAGTCACTGTGTTGGAGCAATGGACGGAAAACACGTAGCTATAGAAAAGCCCCCTGGTAGTGGCTCGTGTTTTTTCAATTACAAACAGTTTTTAGTGTAGTACTTTTTGCCATTGTAAATGCAAATTATGagtttatgtatgtacacaCTGGCATAAATGGAAGCGTCTCTGATGGTGGTGTAATacaacatacaaaatttcatgaaAAACTAATGAAAAGCCAGTTAAACCTACCACCAGCTTCAACGTTACCAAATAGTTATATTACAGTGCCCTATGTATTTGTAGGAGACAGTGCATTTTCCCTCAACAGACACGTGATGAAGCCCTATCCATTCAAGAATATAAACCATGaacaaagaatatttaattataggtTATCTAGGGCAAGACGAGTAGTAGAAAATGCTTTTGGGATACTGGCAACACGTTTTAGGATATTTCGCCGGAAAATAAGTGTAAATGTTGAGAACGTCGATGTTATTGTTCTAGCGTGTTGCGctttacacaattttttaagaagaaaatcaaaaatctaTTTGACAAATTCATGTACAGACTCTGAAAATACAAACGATCGAACTTATCGACCAGGTGATTGGCGGGCAGAATCATTCGAATTAGTATCAGTTGCGCAAAGAAATGAAAAACAGCGCAACGATGAAGGAAACTATGTTAGAAGTCAatttttatcgtattttaaTGGACAAGGCAGTGTTGATTTTCAAGAAGACATGTTACGAGTAATATGAgagcattaaaataattttattgatgaaatatttaagtaagtacttatgtacatatacttattattgggaaataattctaataaatatgtataatgccaagtaattttattcttgttttatttaaagtattacCTCGTCAGAGTCCATGGTATCTACTCCCGTGCGAGAAGGTTCAGTAGTCTCttcaataaaagtaaaaagattGTAATACCAAAGAGATGGTTTGTACACATCATCGCTGCCAGATCCTGTTTGTTTTGAAGAAATAACCTAAAAAAGATAacacattgaaataaaatacaaatacctactaataaaaataaatacaaattttcaaaacgCAATTTTGAATAATcattacttaattataaatacgTACCTTTTTTAACTCCCGAAAAAAGGATGTCCgcatattttcaaatttttttttgaaagccGGCAGCTCCATGTTTGTTTTTAGTTCGCCAAAAATTTCAAACATTAGTGTGAATGTTTGCTGCCTCATGTCGcggttaaaataatatttatgatgtTTATCCCACATGTGAGGTCGGTCTTTATACACTTCTATAATTCGCGTCCAAACTTCGCGTTCATTGTCGGCCGCCATTTTGATTCTACGCTGTTTGTACGTGCACTCCGTGTGACAGCTGCTGACAAACTGACTGAGAAATTGCCCCAATCGCGCTACACACGCACCGACGGCAGGGACGACTTAGGGATCAAGGATAGTCTCGCGCCCCTGCCGCCCTGCCGCAGGGCCATCCTCCCAAATTGCCCCGGCATGCCTACATACATCACAATTAAGGGTGCAATTAAGGGTCATCCCCACTCctacaccctagattgcccctgcggcagatgtgtgagtagggcctttTATTAAGTTCATCTTCGGTGAAATTATTGGCACTTACGGCTCAACTTATGCTTCAAATTGATGTGCGCTGTCAGTTTGTATATTCATTAATGTGTTCTTAGAAAAAGTGCTCTACAGTGATGATTTGCTGAATGCGATGAATCAGGTGAGCCTTCTTATTCTTAATAATAATGCCTTAAACGaagacgtgatagctcagtggatatgacatctgcccccgattccggagggtgtgggttcgaatccggtactgggatgcacctccaatttttcagttgtgtgcattttaagaaattaaatatcacgtgtttcaaacggtgaaggaaaacatcgtgaggaaacctgcatagcagagaattttcttaattctctgcttgtgtgaagtctgccaatccgcattaggccagcgtggtggactattggcctaacccctctcatac
This genomic window contains:
- the LOC128198489 gene encoding uncharacterized protein LOC128198489 — its product is MAADNEREVWTRIIEVYKDRPHMWDKHHKYYFNRDMRQQTFTLMFEIFGELKTNMELPAFKKKFENMRTSFFRELKKVISSKQTGSGSDDVYKPSLWYYNLFTFIEETTEPSRTGVDTMDSDEVSQSLELDEPSGSQSLNPKRPSQLDITEEEPAPRKKRLILQKKQEKLFDTAQQLLTTTDEWEVIGMGYGIQLKNLGKHQQVVAKKLMSEVIFYGQLGKLTEESSITLKN